The following coding sequences lie in one Lacerta agilis isolate rLacAgi1 chromosome 4, rLacAgi1.pri, whole genome shotgun sequence genomic window:
- the CPOX gene encoding oxygen-dependent coproporphyrinogen-III oxidase, mitochondrial, producing the protein MSLLVRGVCAAGARGMSLGAGSRCCCRRSFWAGGCGSPSGASRWAERLGWGAAAAAAAAALAGLGVARRAEMEQQMRRGQLAGGGGGGREAEGDDELALRCERFMAPPVSGLGELRDRRGAMRSRMELLIMETQSQVCNALAQVDRGAQFTVDRWERKEGGGGISCVLQNGEVFEKAGVNVSVVFGHLSEEAAQQMRSRGKTLKGKSGKLPFCAMGVSSVIHPKNPHVPTIHFNYRYFEIEEADGTTQWWFGGGTDLTPTYLDKDDAVHFHKTLKEACDRHNPELYPKFKKWCDDYFYIKHRGERRGIGGIFFDDLDSPSKEEVFQFVQSCAKAIVPCYVPIVKKHCHDTFSPEEKLWQQIRRGRYVEFNLVYDRGTKFGLATPGSRIESILMSLPLTARWEYMHSPPENSREAEILEVLRHPKDWVP; encoded by the exons ATGTCGCTGTTGGTGCGCGGGGTTTGCGCCGCGGGCGCCCGGGGCATGTCGCTGGGCGCCGGGTCgcgctgctgctgcaggaggagcTTCTGGGCAGGCGGCTGCGGGTCGCCGTCGGGAGCTTCCCGCTGGGCTGAGAGACTCGGCTGGGgcgctgcggcggcggcggcggcagcggcgctgGCCGGGCTGGGGGTGGCCCGGCGGGCCGAGATGGAGCAGCAGATGCGGCGGGGGCAGctggcaggcggcggcggcggcggccgggagGCGGAGGGCGACGACGAGCTGGCGCTGCGTTGCGAGCGCTTCATGGCTCCGCCGGTGAGCGGGCTGGGCGAGCTGCGCGACCGCCGCGGGGCCATGCGGAGCCGCATGGAGCTGCTCATCATGGAGACGCAGAGCCAGGTGTGCAACGCCCTGGCCCAGGTCGACCGCGGAGCCCAGTTCACCGTGGACCgctgggagaggaaggaag GTGGGGGAGGCATCAGCTGCGTACTGCAGAATGGAGAAGTCTTTGAGAAGGCCGGAGTTAATGTATCTGTTGTTTTTGGACACCTTTCTGAAGAAGCAGCTCAACAGATGAGAAGCAGAGGGAAAACCCTGAAGGGCAAAAGTG GAAAACTGCCTTTTTGTGCTATGGGAGTCAGCTCCGTTATTCATCCAAAGAACCCTCACGTACCCACCATACACTTCAACTACAGATACTTTGAAATTGAGGAGGCCGATG GTACGACACAGTGGTGGTTTGGTGGTGGAACAGACCTAACTCCAACTTACTTGGACAAAGATGACGCCGTTCATTTCCACAAAACTCTGAAGGAAGCCTGTGATCGGCATAATCCAGAGCTGTACCCCAAGTTTAAGAAATG GTGTGATGATTATTTTTATATCAAGCACCGAGGAGAACGACGAGGGATTGGAGGCATATTTTTTGATGACCTGGACTCTCCTTCAAAAGAAGAAGTCTTTCAGTTTGTGCAGAGTTGTGCCAAAGCCATTGTGCCTTGCTATGTTCCCATTGTGAAGAAGCACTGCCACGACACATTCTCACCTGAGGAAAAATTGTGGCAGCAGATCCGCAGAGGGAG GTATGTGGAATTCAATCTTGTTTATGACAGAGGTACTAAGTTTGGACTTGCAACACCAGGATCTAGGATTGAAAGCATTCTTATGTCTTTGCCACTCACTGCCAG GTGGGAATACATGCATTCTCCTCCAGAGAATTCCAGGGAAGCTGAAATCCTAGAAGTTTTGCGCCATCCAAAAGACTGGGTGCCCTGA